A stretch of Triticum aestivum cultivar Chinese Spring chromosome 1D, IWGSC CS RefSeq v2.1, whole genome shotgun sequence DNA encodes these proteins:
- the LOC123180182 gene encoding adenine/guanine permease AZG1-like, translating into MTSPIIPRTDDGGQAAATRVGRLNAAVERSWVGRRFRLAARGTTFTTELRAGTTTFLTMAYILAVNASILSDSGATCSVDDCANPSPACKFPPVDPGYAACLSRARRDLIVATAASSVIGSFIMGAFANLPIALAPGMGTNAYFAYTVVGFHGSGTLSYRKALAAVFIEGLVFLLISVVGLRSKLAQLIPKPVRIASSAGIGLFLAFIGLQSNQGFGLVGFSTSTLVTLGACPASQRASVAPVITFPNGTVALMPGGTVSGGILCLSGRMTSPTFWLAVVGLLIIAFCLIKNVKGAMIYGILFVTFISWPRNTAVTAFPDTPAGDEGFSYFKKVFDVHRIQSTAGALDFSGIGHGYFWEALITFLYVDILDTTGGLYSMARFAGFVDDATGEFEGQYFAFMSDATAIVFGSLLGTSPVTVFIESSTGIREGGRTGLTALTASLYFTAALFITPLLASIPSWAVGPPLVLVGVMMMRAVAEVDWEDMRQAVPAFMTLALMPLTYSIAYGLIGGIASYMLLHSWDWACDAAARLGCRPRRKVGGGEATRADTPVRSNSGSASGNGEHGKDVSHVELS; encoded by the coding sequence aTGACGAGCCCCATCATCCCGCGGACCGACGACGGCGGCCAGGCCGCGGCGACGAGGGTGGGCCGCCTCAACGCCGCGGTGGAGCGGTCCTGGGTGGGCCGGCGCTTCCGCCTGGCCGCGCGCGGGACCACCTTCACCACGGAGCTCCGCGCCGGCACCACCACCTTCCTCACCATGGCCTACATCCTCGCCGTCAACGCCTCCATCCTCTCCGACTCGGGCGCCACCTGCTCCGTCGACGACTGCGCCAACCCCTCGCCGGCCTGCAAGTTCCCGCCCGTCGACCCGGGGTACGCCGCCTGCCTCTCCCGCGCGCGCCGCGACCTCAtcgtcgccaccgccgcctcctccgtcATCGGCTCCTTCATCATGGGCGCCTTCGCCAACCTCCCCATCGCGCTCGCCCCCGGCATGGGCACCAACGCCTACTTCGCCTACACCGTCGTCGGCTTCCACGGCTCCGGCACGCTCTCCTACCGCAAGGCCCTCGCCGCCGTCTTCATCGAgggcctcgtcttcctcctcatctCTGTAGTTGGGCTGCGCTCCAAGCTCGCCCAGCTCATCCCCAAGCCCGTGCGGATCGCGTCGTCCGCGGGGATCGGGCTCTTCTTGGCCTTCATCGGCCTGCAGAGCAACCAGGGGTTCGGGCTCGTCGGGTTCAGCACGTCCACGCTGGTCACCCTCGGCGCGTGCCCGGCCTCGCAGCGCGCGTCCGTGGCGCCGGTGATCACGTTCCCCAACGGCACGGTGGCGCTGATGCCCGGCGGCACGGTCTCCGGCGGCATACTCTGCCTCTCCGGCCGGATGACCTCCCCGACCTTCTGGCTCGCGGTGGTCGGCCTCCTCATCATCGCCTTCTGCCTCATCAAGAACGTCAAGGGCGCCATGATCTACGGCATCCTCTTCGTCACCTTCATCTCATGGCCGCGCAACACCGCGGTCACCGCGTTCCCGGACACGCCCGCAGGCGACGAGGGCTTCAGCTACTTCAAGAAGGTGTTCGACGTCCACCGCATCCAGTCCACGGCCGGCGCGCTCGACTTCAGCGGCATCGGGCACGGCTACTTCTGGGAGGCGCTCATCACCTTCCTCTACGTCGACATCCTGGACACCACCGGCGGGCTCTACTCCATGGCGCGCTTCGCCGGCTTCGTGGACGACGCCACGGGGGAGTTCGAGGGGCAGTACTTCGCCTTCATGTCCGACGCCACCGCCATCGTCTTCGGCTCGTTGCTGGGGACGTCCCCGGTGACGGTCTTCATCGAGTCGTCCACGGGGATCCGCGAGGGCGGCCGGACGGGGCTCACGGCGCTCACCGCGTCCTTGTACTTCACGGCGGCGCTGTTCATCACGCCGCTGCTGGCGTCCATCCCGTCCTGGGCGGTGGGGCCGCCGCTGGTGCTGGTGGGCGTGATGATGATGCGCGCCGTGGCGGAGGTGGACTGGGAGGACATGCGGCAGGCCGTGCCGGCGTTCATGACGCTGGCGCTCATGCCGCTCACCTACTCCATCGCCTACGGCCTCATCGGCGGCATCGCCTCCTACATGCTGCTCCACTCGTGGGATTGGGCGTGCGATGCCGCCGCCAGGCTTGGTTGTCGTCCTCGTCGGAAAGTGGGTGGCGGCGAGGCCACGCGAGCCGATACACCAGTACGTAGCAACAGTGGCAGTGCCAGTGGCAACGGGGAACATGGGAAGGACGTGTCTCACGTGGAATTGTCCTAG